A region of Vitis vinifera cultivar Pinot Noir 40024 chromosome 13, ASM3070453v1 DNA encodes the following proteins:
- the LOC100267098 gene encoding uncharacterized protein LOC100267098, which yields MSKEFNVPPVVFPAGGNPGPAAVAQRRLPTAPFQPPRPANPSIPFMSFDVGSAAAATSFPAPQFGGNTIGIGSNFDDEPPLLEELGINTKQIWNKTVSILNPFRVNPNLHEDADLSGPFLFLMSFGLFQLLAGKIHFGIILGWVIVAALFLYVVFNMLAGRNGNLDLYRCLSLIGYCMLPLVILSAFSLFVPQGGLVIFGMAAVFVLWSTRVCTRLLVELASCGDEHRGLITYACFLIYMLFSLLVIF from the coding sequence ATGTCCAAGGAGTTCAATGTTCCGCCGGTGGTCTTCCCCGCAGGCGGCAATCCCGGACCCGCCGCCGTGGCGCAACGCCGCCTTCCCACCGCCCCGTTCCAGCCGCCGCGCCCTGCAAATCCTAGCATCCCGTTCATGTCCTTCGACGTGGGCTCCGCGGCCGCTGCGACGTCGTTTCCAGCCCCCCAGTTCGGCGGCAACACCATCGGCATCGGCTCCAACTTCGACGACGAGCCGCCGCTTCTCGAAGAGCTTGGTATCAATACCAAGCAAATCTGGAACAAGACGGTATCGATCCTAAACCCTTTTCGCGTGAACCCGAATCTTCACGAGGACGCCGATTTATCGGGACCATTTCTGTTCTTGATGAGTTTCGGATTGTTTCAATTGCTCGCCGGGAAGATACATTTCGGTATAATCTTGGGTTGGGTTATCGTAGCCGCTTTGTTCTTGTATGTTGTCTTCAACATGTTGGCTGGGAGGAATGGGAATTTGGATCTTTACAGGTGTTTGAGTTTGATTGGGTATTGTATGCTGCCACTGGTGATTTTATCGGCGTTTTCCTTGTTTGTTCCCCAAGGTGGGCTGGTGATTTTCGGGATGGCGGCGGTTTTTGTGCTATGGTCCACGAGGGTTTGCACCAGGCTCCTGGTGGAGCTGGCATCCTGTGGAGATGAGCATCGGGGGTTGATAACGTATGCCTGTTTCTTGATTTACATGTTGTTCTCTCTGTTAGTTATATTTTGA